Part of the Streptomyces antimycoticus genome, CCTGCCACTGACCTTCGACCTCCGCTTTCCGCCGCAGGTCTCGTCCCCAGGGGAATCGAAACATTCATGAACTCCATATCCGTCCGGGCATTGCTCGTCCGGGGCATGCTCGCGGGCCTCGCCGCCGCGCTGCCGGCGCTTGCCGTGGCCTATCTGCTCGGCGAGCCACGCGTGGACTCGGCCATCGCGTTCGAGGAAGCGCACAGCCATGAGCACGGCGGCGCCGAGCTCGTCAGCCGCACCATGCAGTCCACCGCGGGGCTGAGCACCGGCGTCCTGGTCTACGGTGTCGCCTTCGGCGGCATCGCGGCCCTCGCGGTCTGTGTGGCCCTCGGCCGCATCGGCCGGTTCGGGCCGCGCGCCACCGCCGCGCTGGTGTCGCTCGGCGCGCTGGTGGCCGGCTATCTGGTGCCGTTCTTCAAATACCCCGCCAATCCGCCGGCCGTCGGCGATCCGAGCACTCTCGACCAGCGCACCACGCTGTACTTCCTGATGGTGGTGCTCAGTGTGCTGCTGTCCGTGGGCGCGGTCATCCTGGGCAAGCGGCTCGCGCCGAGGCTGGGCAACTGGAACGCCACGGTGGCCGCTTCGGTCGCCTTCATCGTGGCGGTGGGTCTGGCGTACGCCTTCCTGCCGTCGTTCAACGAGGTGCCCGAGGGGTTCCCGGCGACGGTGCTGTGGCAGTTCCGGCTGGCCGCCCTGACGGTCCAGTGCACTCTGTGGGCGTCGTTCGGCCTGGTCTTCGGGCATCTGGCCGAGCGGCTGCTCGCGCCGCGCCCCACGGCGGCGGACCAGGTGGCGGCCACGGGCGCCACCGGTCTAGCCACCCCGGCGGAACGGCCCTGATCACACCGGCGTGACCCGGGTGGCGGATCCCGCCACCCGGCAAGCGCAGCCGCGGATGCACATCAGCACGAACCCCCACACGGTGGAGATATCGGACATCACCGACCGGGTTGGGGTGCTGTGGTATGCGCGTGACCGGACTTGGGCATGCTGGGCTGTTCATCGAAACCGCGGCGGGGTCGGTGCTCTGCGATCCATGGGTGAATCCCGCCTTCTTCGGCTCGTGGTTTCCGTTCCCGGACAACACCGATCTGGACTGGGCGCACTATGGGCGCGCGGCGGACTATCTGTATGTCTCCCATCTGCACCGCGACCATTTCGACGCGGAGAATCTGCGCCGGAACGTGCGCAAGGACGTCACCGTGCTGCTTCCGGCCTTCGCCACCGATGAGCTGGAGCGCGAGCTGAGAGCGCTCGGCTTCACGAACTTCCTCCACACCCGCACGGGCACACCGGTCGAGCGCGACGGCCTGCGCATCATGATCACCGCGCTGACCGGCCCCGGGGACGGCCCCATCGGCGACTCGGCGCTCTCGCTGGACGACGGCGATACGGTGCTGCTCAACCAGAACGACGC contains:
- a CDS encoding CbtA family protein translates to MNSISVRALLVRGMLAGLAAALPALAVAYLLGEPRVDSAIAFEEAHSHEHGGAELVSRTMQSTAGLSTGVLVYGVAFGGIAALAVCVALGRIGRFGPRATAALVSLGALVAGYLVPFFKYPANPPAVGDPSTLDQRTTLYFLMVVLSVLLSVGAVILGKRLAPRLGNWNATVAASVAFIVAVGLAYAFLPSFNEVPEGFPATVLWQFRLAALTVQCTLWASFGLVFGHLAERLLAPRPTAADQVAATGATGLATPAERP